The following DNA comes from Peromyscus leucopus breed LL Stock chromosome 2, UCI_PerLeu_2.1, whole genome shotgun sequence.
GAAATTAATTATGCCCAATTTCTCAATTGTAAACAAGTGTGTGACATGGTAACTTCTTGACAATTTAATACCACCTTTAATCATTCCGTTTGAGAAGCTTTCAGTGATGATAAAATCCAGGTAGCTGATGAACCCCTTACTTCTGTGACTTCCTTCAACTTGTGTCTAGGGctctttgagtgtgtgtatgataaagaataaaattattggCAAAAATGTGGTGTAAAGAAAACAACTTCTCAAGTGTTATTGATGACATGTATCTTAAGTTGTGATTGTCTAAGGctttactttataattttgtttcatgAGATATTGTCTTAGTCCATATCTTAAACTTACGGGCTTACTTCGAAAGGCACCTTTGTATTCTGTATATTTGAGTGTTTATTTAGTTACAGAGTTGTAAATTACTATATTCACTCTGCTTTTTCAGTTTTGATCATCTAAAAAAACTGGCTTGTGCTGTGCAGTCCATGTAGCATGGGCTCCAGAGTGCTTgttcctggggggtggggggagcggggGCTGGAGATTCCCTTGTGGTCCTTTGGCTGCTTTCGGCAGGGCTCTTCTCTCCCTTGGAGTGGGAGTGCGGGGAGGAAGCCCCTGCAGGAGTGTTTTCGAGGAGCTGACTGTACTAACTCAGAAGCCTGGCTATCagtgtgctgctgctgtgtggaccCTGCTGCAGAAGCCACGTGGATGGAGTGCTAGCTTGAGTCTTTCTCTCTACAAATGGCCCCCTGCCTTGCACAGCCCCATCCAGACATGTAAGATAAGACTTTTCTGTGTTTGGACCCTGATTGGCTTGTATTTATCCTTAGTTGTTCTGACTATACTGTTTCCTCAGCCCTTTTCATATTGGCAACTTTGAAGAACCGCAGAAGCAGATAGAGGCACAGCCCTGCTCTTGACCTCATTGCTGAGCAGTGCCTCATGGGGGTTGATATTCACAGCCCtctataaaatgtaaaacaagctGTTTGTGGAGAGAGCTGTGGAATTTCCTTTTGTCATGATGTATATTGGAACACTGAACAAGGAATTCAGTGACTATGTTCATGGCATTGGGTGGTAGGACCAGCATgccatatttttcttatatttgctGAAGTAAACTTGTCATACCCTGGGGTATTTACCAGCTAGATTGAGGACTACTTGGACCTAGCAGGTGGGTCTTTGGCTCTATTTGACACTTCATTGCTGAGTCCAACATGTGGCATCCATTATTTCAAATCACATCACTTACTGATGTTAGTCCCATGACTAATGTGGAGGAGCCTCGGGTGTTTCCATTGTGTGCTAAAAACACCgaagtttcttcttttcaaaatagaaataataatgaaattttttaccccccccccccccccccccccgccccagatAAATGGCATTTTGAACTTTTCTCAGTGACTTGGCAATGCTAACAACACAGGTCCTCAGGTGGTCTCCTCACTCGCTCACCAGTGTGCTTGAGTCCACTTTCGTTGCCTCTGTCTGCCTTTTCACCCATCTTACTGAGCTGGTGAGGTCACTGCTGTCTTCACTGGCAGATTTCTTGAGTAGTGTCATTCCAGGTCTTAAGAAGGAAACAGGTGCAGAGTCTGCACTCATTTCTCCAAGACAGAAGTTGGCCAGTCCTATCTACAGATCCATTAGATCATACCTCAGAACTCTGGTTTTGCGTATTCCAAATTGGGAAGTGTTCTCTGTAGGAAGGGGGAAGGTGAGAATCTGAGACGCACACTGATCAGTCTCTTCAGGGACAGTGGGAATGATCAGGTGACCTCGGTGGGAAGGACAGGTACCTGTAGTCTGAAGGAGCTACTTGGATGTCTTAATAGAGCCAGCCTTCTAAAGTCCTGTTTTCTGCATGTGGTAAAATCATGCATCCAACTGTTGGCTTAATCGTTGCCACATTTTAATGTCATAGCAGACATTACATTTTGAGAATGTCTTTGTAGTAATGCCTCTGTGGCAGTTGCCAAAAGAGGGTAAATTGGGCAGGTTCTAAGTGAAGAAcgtaagcctttttttttttttttttctttcaaatttctgTTCAAGAATTCCCAATTATTAGTTGGGTTAATGACAGTCACCTTAAACAACAGACACAGACTAATgactggggtgggaggtgggggggggatgtggaccactttttgttttgttttgttttacattctcTTAATGTTTCCATTTGACTTCCTTAAATGACATAAAGATGGACTAAGAGTAGCAAGAGGTTTTCTTTCCTGCTCTGATAGAATTTTCTCAACAGTGCTTGGAAAGTGTTTACACTGTAGTAAATGGCATTGTTGTCAAAGCTTTTATTGTTTCATAGAATTCTCTTTGTCCCTGGGGGCACTGACCTTGGtagtaaaaagagaaaagcctGTGTGTTTGTTGATGTTTCACACTGAGCCCACAGCAGCCTGAGGCAGTACACGCCAGAGTCCTGGAACTGCTGATCTGCGCCTTGTTGCTTACCTCTACTTCCTATACTAGTGTGTAAGCATCATTCACGCCCTCCTGCCTTCCAGGCTCATAGTACTCCAACCCTCATTAACATTTCTTCCCATCATAGAATTTTTTTCTAGCCATTGCTTCTCCTTCAGCCCTTCTGTAGTATGCTGGTTGGTTCCAAACCCGAGCCTTTCCTTAGTCCGCCCCAGTCTTCTCCCCAGTCTCCTCCCCAGTCTCCTCCCCAGTCTCCTCCCCGTCATTCTCCCCATAGCTCAGCTCCCTATTCCTCCAAGCCTTTCCTGCTTACCTCCCCATCTTCACAGCACACAGACTCAGCCAAACACTTCAAACTGTGTTTCTTGTCTCCTTCTAGTCTCTGGAATTGCCTGTTGCGTCACTTTTCCTGATGCATTAGGGGAGACCCTCCTGAacaagctgggtcttgaggttgcCATTCTTTCTTAGGGCCATTGCCTTTTCTAGAAAACTCAACCTCAAGAGGCTCAGGTGACAGGAACCAACATTTTCTTTAGAAACAAAGTGTGATAGTTGTCCTAATcttttcatctaaaaaaaatcCCTCCGAAGTcacaggcttgtgtgtgtgtgtgtgtgtgtgtgtagctcagaaaAAGTCATTTAAATGGATGCCTAGAAATGTGTGTGGTTGTACTTGGATGTTCTTTTTTTGAGGCCTTTCACCAGATCTAAAGTTTGAAGTGTAGtgcttttttttaaggttttacgACGCTGACACTAATCCAGCATTCTGGATTGTTGGTGATTAAGATTTAACTCTGGCATTTCATCAGTGTAGCTCATTTGGGCTCTAATGAATGGGTTTGGGGGGTAGATTGTCTTGTCGTCTCCCCTGCCCCCTTACATTTTAGTGGGAGCCTGTGCTGCCATGGAAACAGTATGCAGCATTGGAAGAGGGCATCTACAGTCCTAGACTACAGATGCTATCGTCCTTTTATACATTAGAAAGTGTTCACGTACTTAAAGGTTAGTGTTACAGAAGTAGGTTTAGTATTTATTCTGAATTAACTAAACTTGTTAAGAAGTGCTCCTTGGCAGTATTTGTTGTAGTGGTACActgttatttatatgtttaaaagAATCTAGTTCTGCCTTTGGAAAGTAACTGTTCTCTGCTGCTGCTATCAGTCAGGTCTCCAGTGTgtgacagccacagccacagacaGCAGTTAGCTaatcacccctccctccctccctccctccctccctccctccctccctccctccctccctccctccctccctccccccattcctctctccctccctccattcatcCTTTTTCTCCTGATTGAAGCCAATGGCATGGTATCCTCAGATCTCCCCTCTCCAGAACAATGACCATTCTCAGCTGGACTATCTTATTTGATGGACACAGCTGACTACaagcagagaaaggggaggaagttAAGAATGGAGGGAGtgaacaacaaaaccaacataaGAACGCCTCATTCCATACACGGAGTGGTTGGAGTTTGGGGAAACAGGATGGATACTGTAGTGTTTAGTATGGGTAAACCGCATGGTTTAGGGGCTTCTGCTTGATACTTCCCTGACTTAGCTGTTGGGTAATCAGTTGTAAAACCCCCCCCCTCCCATGGTAAGAACTGTGTCTCCTACTTGATACACCACTTTAGAAAGCTTGCCaacatgtgtatataaaataacatttttgtgagtgggaaatagaaaaggaaaatcaattgAGATGTAAGTACATTCCTGTTGGAAGAGAGTATGCTGAAAGCATATAGTATTGATGTTTGTTACAGGGTGAAAAGGAAACCCATTATCATAACTGGTTTCCCAAGAGTGAAAGTAAAAAATGGTTGGGAAGATTTTAGAGTAACAAGTTAATAGGACTCACATAATAATGTATTGTTTGCTTATGtaactttaaaacattaaatttgaaatgatagagaaaaacaatgcttGTTCAATAAAATTGTACCAGAATAGCTGTTGTGGATAGCAGTGGTGATGCCATGGGGGAATGGATCATCTGTGCCTTGAGAAGTCTTCTGCCTGCAGAGAGAGCCATGGCATTGGCAAAGCCAAAGAGTCTCAACCTGTGCAGTTAGGATGCTATCTGGTCCATAGGTTAGTTATAATTCCTTCTCTTAAGACTGTTTTTATGGCTGATGTTTGTTTACTGTCCTCTGAATGGTAGATGTAAGTACTTTAATTTGTATCATAGAAACATCAGTTTAAACTAATTTATAGGTACTGATTTTTAATTTCCTCAACATTTTGTCTTCCTAACCTCTTTCTATCTTGTAAATACCAACAGAAGAACCTGGTGGGTTAGCCAAGAGGAAAACTAAGGCTAAAggtattattttctgttttttcaaccAGCCGCTAGTGAATCAACTTCATGCTTGATGGAAATGCAGCCACAGTTAATAATACCGCTTTTTGATTTGGGCATTCTGTGTTATGAACAGCTTTTTGAAGACTAAATTGAAGACTTTTGCTTTATCTAGCTAGCCAGCAATTGTAATTAATTTCCTTTTCATGTTATCAGATCTTTCTAATAGCCTGTAGATTAAGAGTTTATCAAAATAGCTGACTACATTTGTTGGAATGCGCCtattaaatttatatatgcacattttaCCTTGCTTCCTAAATCTTTCATGGTCTGAATTTTTGAAATTAATGTACAATGATGAATCCATCAGCGATTGATTTAATTTCTTCTTAGGCTATGAGGATACTGTCCTAAAACACAATAAAAGATAGTGTGATCTAATACTAAAAGTTAGGTTTATAACATAGAGCACTGAGTTACTGGTGTAGAATTTGCTGTGTTTGGTATTCTAATGCATTAAAATTGCTATCTTTGTGTACTATTGTATGTAGACTAACACTGCATCATTACTGCCTGTATATCCTCACTTGTAAACCCTGATGTTCTTTAAGAAGAAAGGGCATGGAAGACAtgcatggttttttgttttttgtttttttaatatttggacAGTTTCTGCGTGCAATGCTTGGCATACTTGTAAACTTTTGGCGTGTTTAAGTCATTGATATATAAGACTTTTGCTATGGGATATGCAGGATTTTAAATTTACGTTTTcaaatgaggatgaggatgagaaaTTTTAGCTTTGAGCCCATATCTCACCAAAATAActcccaagaagaaaataatttttatcattttattctcATGTAAGCAATGTTAAACTAAATTGCCAGTAAATTATAATTTTACCTCTCCTGATCTCTCAAGACAATTTAAGCATTaaaggtttaatttttaaaaaatgcagtacAGAGTAAGGCCTGATAGCAGTGTGCGGGCCTTTTCTTTTGGCTGTGAAGTGAGATGCAGACGGCCAGGTGGTTCTGTATGAATTTCAAGCTGTATTTTTACAGAGTCAATGAAATTTTTGTTAATGGAAACTCCAGATAGACTTGTCTTTTGTGTGCACCACACATCCAGAGTTCACCTTGAATGCCTTTTGTATTATATGAATTTTAGATAAATTTGTTAGGGCAGATATctttcacattttaatatttagatctttcattttatttgtgactGCTTAAATGCTGCGTATATAGCAAGAACCTTGTATAATTTCCTGATGAAAGCAGGCATTGAAATGTGAGCTTTGGTAACTGCTCagttaaactttaaaaagtattgtgaaagcagtattttttttttttttttttttttgatttttcgagacagggtttctctgtgtagctttgagccttttctgagattcacttggtagcccaggctggcctcgaactcacagagatccgcctggctctgcctcccagagtgcggggattaaaggcgtgcaccaccaccactctgctGTGAAAAGCAGGATTTAATGTGAGATTTGGAAGtcctgtacttcctgttttacttcACTTTCCCCATAAGTGCTGGAGGACATGTACATTGGCTTGTAGGTCTTCCGTATATTAACAGGAAGATGTACTTAAAGGAATACTGATTACGTGAAGTTGActgtaaacataaaaatattcagtttCCAGTATAAATGTTACAGATAACAAATTTGAAAATGTatacatgttgatttttttttttttttgctgccaagaatcaaatgatatttaatttatttgtgcaccttttttttcccttcaaggcCCATAAACTTAACTGTTAAGGACATAACACTTTGTTCAAGCTGAAAATTGTAATTATCTTTGTATAAAAACAAGTTTCTCAGCACCTTTGTCCCTTTACTTGTGACAGTCTAGTTAGGAGTTTCTCTCCACTGCCCTTACGGATGGGTTCCCTTTGTTCATATTgcatgccagcctgtgttgacacAAGTCAAACTAGATTTTAGACTGGAAAGATAAGATGAGATATTCCCAGGATTTCTTTCATAGCTACTATTTTATAGAGGTTTATGTACCTTTTTAGACAATGTTTGAGCTAGTAAACTAACTTCTGAATGAGAGCTTTCCAGTGAGTCGGGACAAGACAGTACTTTACCTCTAAGGTGCCCTTGGAGGATTTCGGTGGTATCagtaaacattttttcctttgattgggAAACCTGAAAGCTAAAGAATCCAGCAAAGAAGAGcttaagaaggagagagagaaggctgtgCCTGGCAAGAGTGAAGAGAGGaacagggggaggaagaaggaggatgaACGGAAGGGGAAGAAGGGTGACCCAGATACATCCCGGAAAGCATCTCCTAGaggtaagaaagacagagaaaaggagaaagccagcccaGACAGAAGTGCTAAATCCaaggaaaactggaaaaaagcaacagagacagagacgaaGGCAGTTCCTAGTAAAGTGTCTTCCAGAGACAAAGGCGACCGGAAGGGAAGAAGCCCTTCCGGGCTTGCTCATGTGGCAAAGGAAAGTAACCAGAAGAGaaagaactgaaagaaagaaCTGCCATCCCCACCCAACAGTGGTGATGGTCTTGACTCGGGTTTGCTGCTACAGGGCAGAGAAGATTTGGGATTTCTCTGATTGGGGAGGACGATACATAttagttttatgtgtttattgGTGCTCAATAAGTAACTTCTGTGAAACAAATATTCTTTGTCATGCGtctaagttaaaaaagaaatgaaaatttgcgAATGTTATAAAATGTAagaacttctgtttttattgctatattgaCCATGTATTCAGATTAAATATGTGTATAATGTGAATTgtaatggttttattaatatattaagaaCTCCCATTGGAGTGAGTAAGACTCGGAAGGTTTGAGCAGGGTTTCTGTGCAGGGAGGTCCTGAGTTAGGTAGGGCTTCCTGCCCTACCCCTTCCTGCCTGCCGGAAGGCTCTTTCCGACTCCAGCTTTCCCGTGGCAGCCCCAGGCTGGTTGCCTCCggaacccctccctccctccctccctcgttcACCCTCAGGCTCCTTTCAAGTTCCCTCTCTCTTCTACCTCCATCTCTTGCACTTTCTGTCCAGGTTCAGCTGTCCCCACCTTAGAACCCTCTTGTGACTTCCTGTCCCCCTAGACCTCCTCAGTcaccctccccagcctccctgtcTTCCCCGCTGTTTTCACCCCTTCTTTCCATTACATgaaaccaaaccagaaaaccTTGTTCACTCCCCACCGGACACACCCTTCTGAGTCCTGCGTGTTGTCAAGAACTCAAGTCTTATCAAGGAGAGCATTTCTAACTGAATCTGTTTATGTCAGCCTCATCGACTCTGAGTCATCAGAAGTTCACTTCATTGTGGTATTTGTACGGTACACTGTTTTTCAGTTGTTGTGATTGGATGGCATatattttcatgggtgtatcatGATTATTTACCATTTCCAAAGaaccacaagtttgaggtcagagtTTAGCCCAACATAAGCAACcaataaagtaaatcttaatgAGAGAGATGTTTCTACATGGTGTGTGCTGGTCTGTGCATGATGCTTAAATCTATCATTAGATTACGTGTTGATTAAAAAGTCTGAGCCGGGCGTGGTGCCTcatgctgtaatcccaacactttggaaGTGGAGGCACAAGGACCAGGaatttgaggtcatccttggctacataggctagcctgggctatgttaagaccctgtctcaaacaaacaaacaaaaataatagtaaataaaactaACTTGATGACAGAATAAAAAATACTATCaagaagattttaatttttaaaattaatttacttttttctatGAAGAGCTTAGAAATAAGACACTTTTTGGCCTAGTTCAAAGGTACTAAAACTGAATATGAGTAAACGTAAATGTTTTCtgaacaaacatttcttttctttcttaaaagccAGCAGCTTTTGCTACTTTTGAACACCTAAACATTAAGCTGTGAGAAATCACAGCTCACACAAGTGAATCACAACAAAGGAGACTTTCTAGACACACACCGAGATCTCTATTATATTCTTGGGCTAAACACTAGGCCCAAAGAATTTCAGAGTGTGATGACTTGATTCTCTGTGTTGGTAGTCAGgatcttgtgtttttgttttttgttttgttttcatcaaatagcaaagcacatacacacaaaaccaggGAGTCTGTGGCCCTTTTGACTGTAGCTTCAGGTCGATGGATTCCACAGTTCAGATCTGTGGTAAGAGAGTCTTCCTACTTCTGTTTCCAAAATCTTGGCCCTGCAGATTTGGcctattttatttcttgtaaaaTACAAGCACATGGCAGATAAGGAGACTTCAACAGTCCTGAGAGACATTGTCTTAGTTTTCTGTGGGGTTCTGGAGGAACAGACTCCTTAGGAGAATCTGCTAAACATTTTTTGTGAACTACTTCATTAAATATGAATTTGGGGTGGGGCATGATTGAGTGACAGAAAGCTTTTTAACATATTCCCTCATGAAGTGGCCTCTGGGACACCTGAGAACTTGCCAGGATAAGTGAAATAGGAAACCTACTCATGCGTTACAGTTACAGGGCCTTCAAAGCATAACCTGATGCTAGATCTTTCTGTTGAGATAGGtaatttaattaaagaaattacTTCCAAGCAATTAAATGATGTTTTCCCTACAAGTGATTCCTCCCACTCCTTGCTGGAGAAGGGCAAATCATTTAATGGaggcatttttattaattttactttggTTTTGAAGTTCAGTGGTAAGGGGGTATAAAGTATGGAAATAATAAGTTCTAGGCAATGAGGGAGTTTTGGAAACATGACCAGCATAAGCAGGTGAGCATTGCTTGTacttgggggtgtgtgtgtgtgtgtgctgtgagctGTTTCCGATCTAGATTTAGAAATACTTCTTCCTCTGGACAGCAGCACTCAAGAATTGAAGGAGCTCACAGcagtggaggtcacaggacaagcGGATTATAGCACCCTGTAGAAAGACTGAAGCGTTACGCAACGCTTTCCTTTTGGGGGATGTTTGGGAGTTGGGACTTGGTTCAtcctccctttctctgctctcctctgccagtctttcctttccctccaggATGCACACGGTTACACTGAATTTCCTTGCCATGCCGTCTGATCCAGTGTATTAGCACCCAGAGTTCAGCTGAGAAGCACAGGTCAGCCAAAACCCACGCTAAGCCTTGGTGGTGAGAGCGACCTTCAGTTCTGTTCCCCTCTCAGGCTCACTCTGCTGCTGTTCACCTGGTCATTGCTTTTCATCATATCGCTGTCTGAGTATAATTAAAATCCTCAGGCTACCCTCGAAAGAAGTCAGCAAAAACTAACCTATGATTCTACAAAGCTGGCAGCCATAAGAGTTTTGGGGAAacacttgaaaaatcaaaactaaatgtCTACGTTTTTGTCACATCCctaacattttacattttctgagATAATGCTATAAATTAAAGGAGAGGACATTATTTCATTAACTTTATCTTAACCTTGGGGATCACTTACATTTGAGGAACAGATATCCTTAAAGATTGCTTTATAGAAATGATTTCAGGcatgtcagtttctcagaatCTTTTCCCCCTTATCTAACATCCAGATGACATTTTCCCCAAGCATTGCAGCATTGACACTTGGCCTGCCGGTGGTGTCCTCGGTGAATTTCATTAGGTCTAAAGTCACctgtaatcatttttttttttcattttactttgtggTTATTTTCCGTTGTCTAATCAAACACAAACCAGTAAGCATAACTGCTTGTATTACTCTGCAGAGCTGAGTGAATTCTAGAAGTTCACAGAGAACCTGCTTTGTTAGGATCTCCTTTCCTCGTAGATTTTTACCCTCAGCTGACTGATGGCTGTGAGCATAAGAATCCCCTTTAGGTGTTTCCACTCAACAAGAGAAAGGCAATACACaagaatgattttattattaagttaACTGTAGTCACTTTCCATATGCTGGGTGGGTCTTCTTATCTATTTGGTCATCTGTTAATATTCTCAGAGTTGGTGCCGTGGATTAAATTTACCATAATCTGCATGTTGACCGTGGTCGTTTTTCTTACTTGTTGGTTGGTTGTGGCCCCAGTGTCAGGGTGGCTGTGAGACCCCCTGGAGGCTGCACATGTGTGAGCAGTGTCAGGGTGGCTGTGAGACCCACTGGAGGCTGCACATGCGTGAGCAGCCGACGCTCTCGGCTCCTCAGGTATTTCTCGGCAGAGCACTGATGATTGGTGGACCCCCGGAATCCAGTGAGGGGCTCAAGTGAGAGGCGTGGGAGCAATGGCTGCCATTCTGCCTTCTGTCAACAGACTGAGAGACAAGTGCCTCCATCAAGAGTTCAGCTGGATCCATATTTTCTCCTGAGCTcaagaggggaagagaaaataCTAATGAATGCCACATGTGTAAGGCCTGAGAATGTTCAGCTCTCTACATGCTGTAACTGCAGTAAGGAAACAGGGTTTGAAAGAAGAATAGTCAAGTGAAGTAAATTATCCCAGTTGTATGGTACCGTGGAGACCTCCGGTCAGCCGTGTAGAAAAGAATCTAAGTTTTGTACCCAGAACACATTTTTCCACCACGCAACGTTATACACATTAGGGGTTGTCAATGAAAACAGAGTCAATCACTGACGCCTGGTTAGGCATGGGTCAGTTACTGTGTTACCATGAAAAGGCTATTCGTTACTGTTCTTCAGGAATTGGGAGCATATTTGGGCGTTTGCTGTTACTTAGAAAAGTTCTCCTGGATTCTCTTGGTGATGTGGTAAGTCCATTCCAGGTAGCTTACATAGACGGAAAGCTTTCATGTCTCATACCACTGTGAGGTCACGAGTATGAGCTTGGGTGGATGTTCTAGATCTAGCTCCTAAAACCTTGGGCCTCTGTGCCCATCTCTGGCCCCTTCCTGattattgttttccttctcaGACAGGATCATGTGTACTTCCAGTCAGGTGAATTATTATGGATGGGGGCTAGGATTGTCGCAGTTGATGAGACCTGTCCTGTGTACGGTGCCCACTGTTATAGCGTGGGTGAAGGGACACTAGTTCCTGGGAAGGAAATTCCTCGAAGGGAAGCAGGCGAGGCTCTCGGCAGGCCATGATCCCACACCGCCCTTCCAGGGCGGACAAGCGGCAGGCTCTGGTTGGTTTCCAGTCcttgcctccttccttctttgcctctgcctcaatACAGAGAGTTGAGCAGCACTGGCCAGAGTGGACATTTTACTGTAAGAAGCCATCGGACAGAGATCCCGTCTCACCCTTGACTTGCAGCACTTTAGACAGTGGAAGACTATAAGAGAATGTCAGTGCAATGACAAGTACAACCAAGTTGTGTGTTTCAATTTTCCCCTGCTCTAGTCAAAGGGAACATTTTTATTCTTAGGAAACTGAAGGGTGAGTATTATATGGCAGACATATTTTcacaaacatttctttctttgtttttcaaggtaTGGGGGATTGAATGCAGGGCCTTACACGTGCTTGACAAAGGCTAGTCCTTAgttctttctgttcttatttGGGACAGAATCTCACTAAGTTACCTTGTTGGCCGTCACCTTCACTgtgcctcaggctggccttgattttgCAGCCTTCTGATCTAACCTTAACCTGAGATGATGGCGTGTGCCGCTACCCCAGCCATCATGGAAAACCAGAGAGAAGATCCTCAGTACACTGCAGTCACATATCCTCACCCTTTCATTTTGTCCAAGGACATAACCACATGCACTtgagttttaattttgatttagttcatttttttttcatagatacACTTTCTGCAAAAGCTTTACATTTGTGAGCTCTATTTAAataaagcttttgtttttgtggtagTGGTATTCTCTAACCACCCACTGAAGGACAGCTGCGGCAGCACTTCCGGCTCAGCTCACTGACTCACTCATCACACACTCCCAGGAATCTGCAGTGTGGCGGAGCCTGGAGCCTTGGGTGGGTGGAGTCCGCATAGTGAAATGCTGTGCAGTCAGGAAGGGCTGGGATAGACAGCTACGGCTCTGCTCCTGTGGCTCCTGTTCCCTCTGCTGAGAAGGCCCCCTGTGGGACCCCGGGGCAGCGTGCCacagccaccatgtccagcaccTGCTTCCTCCTTGCTCTCAGACTGATTCACACAGCACCTGGCCAGTAACCAGCAGCCTCTAGCCAGGGTTTGCTTGCTGAATAAGGGAATATACACAGAAGGGGAGCTGAAAATTGTTAGGTATTTTAACATCATTGGAGACTTCGAGAAAagtgttagtttttaaaaaaggaaaacc
Coding sequences within:
- the Asph gene encoding aspartyl/asparaginyl beta-hydroxylase isoform X18; the protein is MAPRKNAKGGGGHSSSSSSGSGSGSGSPSTGSSGSSSSSGARREAKHGGHKNGRRGGISGGSFFTWFMVIALLGVWTSVAIVWFDLVDYEEVLGKLGVYDADGDGDFDVDDAKVLLEEPGGLAKRKTKAKAKESSKEELKKEREKAVPGKSEERNRGRKKEDERKGKKGDPDTSRKASPRGKKDREKEKASPDRSAKSKENWKKATETETKAVPSKVSSRDKGDRKGRSPSGLAHVAKESNQKRKN
- the Asph gene encoding aspartyl/asparaginyl beta-hydroxylase isoform X19, whose amino-acid sequence is MAEDKEAKHGGHKNGRRGGISGGSFFTWFMVIALLGVWTSVAIVWFDLVDYEEVLAKAKDFRYNLSEVLQGKLGVYDADGDGDFDVDDAKVLLEEPGGLAKRKTKAKAKESSKEELKKEREKAVPGKSEERNRGRKKEDERKGKKGDPDTSRKASPRGKKDREKEKASPDRSAKSKENWKKATETETKAVPSKVSSRDKGDRKGRSPSGLAHVAKESNQKRKN
- the Asph gene encoding aspartyl/asparaginyl beta-hydroxylase isoform X21, with protein sequence MAEDKEAKHGGHKNGRRGGISGGSFFTWFMVIALLGVWTSVAIVWFDLVDYEEVLGKLGVYDADGDGDFDVDDAKVLLEEPGGLAKRKTKAKAKESSKEELKKEREKAVPGKSEERNRGRKKEDERKGKKGDPDTSRKASPRGKKDREKEKASPDRSAKSKENWKKATETETKAVPSKVSSRDKGDRKGRSPSGLAHVAKESNQKRKN